The following proteins come from a genomic window of Halomarina ordinaria:
- a CDS encoding DUF7405 family protein: protein MRPDPSLDRREFLKAAVALGGVSALSACLDRFEDDPEPVPTGADPDSLPARQFAWNDRLPTDDAGNTVLPRHQTLWYLTLDGDGPPDAGERETVAAALATLDRAYERSNEGLLSLVAYSPAYFERFDDPLPESVDLPRPRALSTFEDPALDEQDALLHLASDRPDVLLEAEEALKGEVDEANGETVEAALTDVFTLDDRRTGFVGDGMPREAAAETQLSGIPEGNPIPEESPLFMGFKAGLKRNQASEDAVTIPEGPFADGTTLHVSNIRQRLDDWYGEQDHDQRVMEMFSPTHVTEDLVPEGSVGTELGDFSGVTREIIDRIEDDALEFGRVGHAQKAARANRDAGGDALLLRRHFESTDDDAASLHFPSLQRGISQFEAVREAMNGADLTQVTPAIRQRVNNGILEYIFTDHRGNFLVPPRDRRALPPAAPDA, encoded by the coding sequence GTGAGACCGGACCCGTCGCTCGACCGCCGCGAGTTCCTGAAGGCGGCCGTCGCGCTCGGCGGGGTGAGCGCCCTGAGCGCGTGTCTGGACCGGTTCGAGGACGACCCCGAACCGGTCCCGACTGGCGCGGACCCCGACTCCCTCCCCGCCCGCCAGTTCGCCTGGAACGACCGCCTGCCGACCGACGACGCCGGCAACACCGTCCTCCCCCGTCACCAGACGCTCTGGTACCTCACCCTCGACGGCGACGGACCGCCGGACGCGGGCGAACGCGAGACGGTGGCGGCGGCGCTCGCCACGCTCGACCGCGCCTACGAGCGGAGCAACGAGGGCCTGCTCTCGCTCGTCGCCTACTCGCCGGCGTACTTCGAGCGCTTCGACGACCCCCTCCCCGAGAGCGTCGACCTCCCTCGTCCGCGGGCGCTCTCGACGTTCGAGGACCCGGCCCTCGACGAGCAGGACGCGCTCCTCCACCTCGCCAGCGACCGCCCGGACGTGCTCCTCGAGGCCGAGGAGGCGCTGAAGGGGGAGGTGGATGAGGCCAACGGTGAGACGGTGGAGGCGGCCCTGACGGACGTGTTCACTCTCGACGACCGTCGGACGGGGTTCGTCGGCGACGGGATGCCCCGCGAGGCGGCCGCCGAGACGCAGCTCTCGGGCATCCCCGAGGGCAACCCCATCCCCGAGGAGTCGCCGCTGTTCATGGGGTTCAAAGCGGGCCTGAAGCGCAACCAGGCGAGCGAGGACGCCGTCACCATCCCCGAGGGGCCGTTCGCCGACGGCACCACGCTACACGTCTCGAACATCCGCCAGCGCCTCGACGACTGGTACGGCGAGCAGGACCACGACCAGCGCGTCATGGAGATGTTCAGCCCCACGCACGTCACCGAGGACCTCGTCCCGGAGGGGAGCGTCGGCACCGAACTCGGGGACTTCTCCGGGGTCACCCGGGAGATAATCGACCGTATCGAGGACGACGCCCTGGAGTTCGGCCGGGTCGGCCACGCCCAGAAGGCCGCCCGCGCCAACCGCGACGCCGGCGGGGACGCCCTGTTGCTCCGCCGGCACTTCGAGTCGACCGACGACGACGCCGCGAGCCTCCACTTCCCGTCGCTCCAGCGCGGCATCTCGCAGTTCGAGGCGGTCCGCGAGGCGATGAACGGCGCGGACCTCACGCAGGTGACGCCCGCCATCCGCCAGCGCGTCAACAACGGCATCCTCGAGTACATCTTCACGGACCACCGGGGGAACTTCCTCGTCCCGCCGCGGGACCGCCGGGCGCTCCCGCCCGCGGCCCCCGACGCCTGA
- a CDS encoding twin-arginine translocation signal domain-containing protein, translating to MDRRTFLRATGGVSLAAGLAGCTSLDIITGGQRVPPVLDDRPDAVYLPTHREDMGMLGMGDAGSLKAMLSYSYPHRFWNVNGTEVEKTPLDGDAHLMVTLWDPDSGVVLPRADVSLEVRQGGSTVVGPEVLYPMLSQPMGIHYGDNFSLDGDGDYVARVQVGGLDVRRTGAFRERFAEATTVDVEFSYSQSRRDNLPYENFDDAGARRTIEPMSMPRQPSSAAPSPDALPGTVRGSASAGDVRFVVTTLDAPPAGIDEEGAYLAVSARTRHNRFVLPAMGLAARLTRDGERVFEGDLADALHPALDYHYGAVVSDVASGDTLTLSQTVPPQTARHEGYETAFFDLPEVEVTLQ from the coding sequence ATGGACCGTCGGACGTTCCTGCGTGCGACCGGTGGCGTCTCGCTCGCCGCCGGTCTCGCAGGGTGTACTTCACTCGATATCATCACTGGCGGCCAGCGCGTCCCTCCGGTCCTCGACGACCGCCCGGACGCCGTCTACCTCCCGACCCACCGCGAGGACATGGGGATGCTCGGTATGGGCGACGCGGGGTCGCTGAAGGCGATGCTCAGCTACAGCTACCCCCACCGGTTCTGGAACGTCAACGGGACCGAGGTCGAGAAGACGCCGCTCGACGGCGACGCCCACCTGATGGTGACGCTCTGGGACCCCGACTCCGGGGTCGTCCTCCCCCGCGCCGACGTCTCGCTGGAGGTGCGCCAGGGCGGGTCGACCGTCGTCGGCCCCGAGGTGCTCTACCCGATGCTCTCCCAGCCGATGGGTATCCACTACGGCGACAACTTCTCGCTCGACGGCGACGGCGACTACGTCGCCCGCGTGCAGGTCGGCGGCCTCGACGTGCGCCGAACGGGGGCGTTCCGCGAGCGCTTCGCCGAGGCGACGACCGTCGACGTCGAGTTCAGTTACTCGCAGTCGCGGCGCGACAACCTCCCCTACGAGAACTTCGACGACGCGGGTGCCCGACGGACGATCGAACCGATGTCGATGCCGAGACAGCCCTCCTCCGCCGCCCCCTCCCCCGACGCGCTCCCGGGGACGGTCCGCGGGAGCGCGTCGGCCGGCGACGTCCGCTTCGTCGTCACGACGCTCGACGCGCCGCCCGCGGGCATCGACGAGGAGGGGGCGTACCTCGCCGTCTCGGCGCGCACCCGGCACAACCGGTTCGTCCTCCCGGCGATGGGCCTCGCGGCCCGACTGACGCGCGACGGGGAGCGGGTGTTCGAGGGCGACCTCGCCGACGCGCTCCACCCGGCGCTCGACTACCACTACGGGGCGGTCGTCTCCGACGTCGCGTCGGGCGACACGCTCACGCTCTCGCAGACGGTGCCGCCCCAGACGGCGCGCCACGAGGGCTACGAGACGGCGTTCTTCGACCTCCCCGAGGTGGAGGTGACGCTCCAGTGA